The genomic DNA TCTTTCTTCCTATCCTTATCAAAATCCGTCACTACAATGTCAAATGCCCAAGTCGCTGTAAGCGAACTGTCCTGAAATTCAACCTTGAAACTAGAAAAAGGATCAAGCTCTGGTGAATCAAGTGATATTATCCACATATGAATCCGAGCTGTCCTATCAATTAAAGCTATCTCTTGCTTCCCATCCCCATCAAAATCATCCGCAAGAAGATATGTTAATCTAAAACCAGCGTTTCCATCAGCTGGGTAATCAAGGTTCCACGAAAATGTCGGCTCGTTCGGAAAACTTCCTGTCGCAGGATCATATTCATAAAAGAAAATTTTATCGGGATTCAAAATCCCAGCCGCTGGATCAGCATTTGAAGGGTTAACAACGCATATCTCATAATTCCCGTCACCATCAACATCGGTTATATTCACACCAGGGAAACTATAGCCATTTGTGTTCGCAGTTAAAGGCAAACCAACCGACCATAAAAGTTTGTAAGAATCATTCCCGTCGTTTTCAAACCAAAAAATCCACTTCGTTGAATCTTCAGAACTTGGACTTGAAACTGTCGGGTCGTTAATCGCAAGAATTTCAAGTTTTCCATTCTTGTTAAGGTCAAGCCCTGCTATAACATCATCACAGCCATCAATCTTTTGTATCACTGGATAATTAGCAACATAAGATATACTAAAGCCTGGCTTCAAATAATCCAAGTAATATGAAACCTGCCCGAATGAAGCAAGAGAAATAAAAGTTAAAACCAAGAAAAAGAAAAGTTTCCTCATAGCACTTAACCCTCCATTTGTTTTTATTTTTAAAATTACCCCTAAACCTGACGAGGTGCTTTTAAAAAACCAGTGGATTTCTTAACTTCTCGCAAGAGGTGCGGAACTCAAGAGAACACAATTGCTAACAAAATATAAAAAACCCCTTACAATTTGTCAATAGGAAAAGTTGCAAAATAGTGAATTTTAATAATTTACCTTTCCATCAAAAGATACATCCAGTTCTCATCCTTTATCTCACCGACAAGCGTTGAATGAAGTAGCTCAAACCTGCCAAATCCCCTTCTATCTCCAAATACAAAGATTACCCCACCTTGCAAGCTATAATAATGCCATATCTCATACGGCTTCATATTTTCAGCATATGGATATCTTTCAACTTCATCTGGCGGTCCATAAACGATATAAACCCTCCCTCTATCTGTTTTCCAACCCGGTTCATACTTCGTTGTGAATTTCTCATCCGCTTCTTTCACACGCTGGAGATATTGAGCTCTGAATTCAATTCCGCCTCTCCTTGCCCAGAAAGTTCCCAAAAACCTTCTCTTCGCCTCAATCCCTCTCAACTTCTTGTAAAGGTCCTTCTCCTCTTGCGTCGCTATATAACTTGCCTTTGAAAATTCATCATCAAGCTCACCTTCAGCAAGCGAATAAACCTGCGCTATAACTTTTGAAGTGTCAACCCTTGGTGTAACAGATGGATTAAATATAAAAAACTTTCGCCTGTTCCCAACGAGAATTTTATCCTCAATATCCGAGACCACGACATCAAGGTAATAAATCCCCGTTGGCAGATTAAATACATTTACCGTCCCAACCTCAACAGCTGAATCATAAACCTTTCCTCTTACAAACCTCTTCTCCCTTACCTCTTGAACCTTTTGCTGATAATTATCAAGCACATTTACCGTTATCACGAATTTATCACCACCAACCCCACTGAAAATGTTGTAAAGTTCAAAATAGTAATAAAGAACTGGAACATTTTGCCCAAATGTAGCCGTCGGATTCGGAACAACTCTAAAAGAATTTTTATAAAATGCATCATTCGTATCTGTAGACCTCTCTATTGAATAACAAAACTCCAAACTGCTTATCAAGAGTTTATCTCCCTTGACAAAAGTTGGAACATTCACATCAAAAGCAACGCTATCATAATTTTGAGTGTTAAAAAGGTCAATCCCCTTCATCACTACTTTGTATCTCCCTGCAGGAACATAAAATCTAAGAACATCAACAACATCCTGACCTGCAGCTCCCACCGTGTCAGGAAATCCTGTTTCAATCTTCCAACCCTTACTTATGATTAGAGAATCTTTATCAAGATTTACCACATCAAGCCGAAAGAAAAGCGAAATGTTATATTTGCCATTTCTAAACTCATATGTGAGCTTTGATTTTTGAACCGAATAAAAAATTTCAAGGTAACTTTGTTGGTCGGAATGTCTGAAAACAGCGTAATCAACATTCAAGCCAAGCTTCCCTTCAATAAAGAAAGATGAAACCAAATTTACCAGAGCAAAGATTAAAATCTTCATTTTTTGAGCTGAAAATTTTTGTTTTCAAAATAAAAAGGGGTGAACCCCACCTATTCAAAAGGGCTCACCCCGAAAACTTAAACAACATCAAACAAAGACATATCTTTACATCGCAAACCTAATCGTGAGGAATTGGTTGTTATCAAAGAATTTAACCTTCCTATATGTGTATTCAACGCTTGCCTCAAGTGTCCCACCAAGTGGAATGTTAAAACCAACTCCAAACGATGGCGAGTTGAAAACATAGTCCGTCTCATTGACATAAGAATATCCAACCCTCAAGAAGAGCATATTCTTAAACGAATACTCAAGACCACCCTTATATTCATCAAGCGTGAAGTTATTGTTCTGGAAACTTCCAGCAAGCGTCAAAGATGACTCTCCGAGCTTGAGGTTATACGCAAATCCAAGCTCAAACGCTGCTGGGAGCTCAAATTCCTGAAGTGGAACCCTCAACGACCTCACAGGTGAACCCGGCTCTGAACCCGGTATCACAACACCCCATTCAAGGTCCGGACCGTCAAATTTCATATTTCCACCCACATTCTTCATCACAGCCCCAAATCTTAAACCACTTTCAAGACGATACTGCAAACCAATGTCAACAGCAAAACCGGTCGCGGACTCTCTCAAAATTCTTTCAGTGATAAGCTTCAAATTCGCCCCAACATAAATTCTATCTGTCATCCTCCTACTATATGAAACAGCTGCTGTAAGAAATGTCGGGCTAAACTTCTCACCAGTCCCTTCCGGCTCATCAACCGTTGTGATAGGTATTTCACCAAAGTCAAGCGATTTCAAACTTACTCCGAAAACACCAACACCGCCGAAATTTGCTATAGCCGAAAGATAATTCACTTTTATATCAGCAATCCAAGTCACATGGGAAAACATCGCTTCGGCGGACTTATTTGTGAAGCTTGCACCAGCTGGATTCCAAAACAGAGCATCAACACCATTCGCCTCAGCAACAACTCCACCACCTAAAGCAACACCTCTTGAACCAACCGGAATTCTCAATTCCTCCGCTCCAGCCGTCCCCTTCCTTTTACTTGTTCCCGCTTCAAGTGAAGTTAAAATTAATGCCAAACCTATAACCGATAGTATTATTTTCTTCAACATGTCTTCCTACTCCGTTGTTTATTTTTTATTTTTGAATTCAAAAAACAAACCCCGGCGCCCATAGNNNNNNNNNNNNNNNNNNNNNNNNNNNNNNNNNNNNNNNNNNNNNNNNNNNNNNNNNNNNNNNNNNNNNNNNNNNNNNNNNNNNNNNNNNNNNNNNNNNNNNNNNNNNNNNNNNNNNNNNNNNNNNNNNNNNNNNNNNNNNNNNNNNNNNNNNNNNNNNNNNNNNNNNNNNNNNNNNNNNNNNNNNNNNNNNNNNNNNNNNNNNNNNNNNNNNNNNNNNNNNNNNNNNNNNNNNNNNNNNNNNNNNNNNNNNNNNNNNNNNNNNNNNNNNNNNNNNNNNNNNNNNNNNNNNNNNNNNNNNNNNNNNNNNNNNNNNNNNNNNNNNNNNNNNNNNNNNNNNNNNNNNNNNNNNNNNNNNNNNNNNNNNNNNNNNNNNNNNNNNNNNNNNNNNNNNNNNNNNNNNNNNNNNNNNNNNNNNNNNNNNNNNNNNNNNNNNNNNNNNNNNNNNNNNNNNNNNNNNNNNNNNNNNNNNNNNNNNNNNNNNNNNNNNNNNNNNNNNNNNGCGCCCATAGGCGCCGGCTCAATCTCCTTAGAAGTATCTCAACCTCTCTTCTCTCTGGAAGACAACAACCTTCAAAACCTTGCTCCCAATACCAGGTGCCTCAACATGGACAATATAAATTCCACTTGCAACCGGAACACCCGCATCATTTCTAAGGTCCCACCTCAAATACGGGCTGTCATCGCTCTTTTTTAATGTCCTGACGAGGTCACCAGCAACCGTGAATATCCTTATTGTGCATTCCTTCGGCAACCTCGTAAATGTTATGAATGATTCGGTTATCTCCTTCTCAAGCGGTGACGCACCAAAATATGGGTTCGGAACCGCATTCACAAGCTCAAGGTCACTCTTTGCTGTCTCAACACTATAAACAGGCGCAGAAGGCACCGTTATCTCAAAAACATCATTAACAGTGTTTGGATGATTTGCATAAATCTCAAGCTCATCCCCATCGCTAAATGCTACATTACCCCTACGATTCCAAGTCGCCATATACATAACTGGCAAATCATTAAACAATATATCATTCGCAAGATTATCATCTTGCGTCGTGCTGTATTCAACATCAAATATAAACAACCACTCGCGAGGACCACTTGCTGAAAGATTATCATAAGTATTGAAATCCCCAGGCCAGTATTTTCCATCAACCAAACCGTTTGCAACATTATTCTCCAAGAATCCGACCGCAAGCCGTCTTGGCGGGTCTTGCTCTATGTCATAAACAGCAAGCGGAACATTTGCCTGCCCATTAAGACCAAACTCCTGAAATGCATATCCACCAGCTGGATTCTTTATAAACGGAGCAAATTCATCGTTTAGCAGGTGGAAAATTTGCTCTTCTCAAGTATCTGTATCCAAAGGATGCATTTTGATGATCCGGGTCAAAATTTCCATCGGTATCGGTCGTTGCAAAAACAATTCGTATATTTCTCAATTTATCTGGTGTGACGACATCGCTGTGCTCATGTCCACTGACAAATATACCATATGGTGAAACATAACCAAACGCACCGTTAAATGTTAGTAAATGTTCAGGAATTCCCCAATCAAGAAGGCTAGCATTTGCCCAGGTCAATTTCCTTGTTCCCTTAGTCCAAGCCCAACCTTTTGGACCAGGTGGCGGTCCAATTACCTTAAACTGAATACCATCAACAACCGTATAATTTCCATCGCCACTTTGATTTGTCTGACCAGTGAGTTTTGTCTGATTTGCTGTCTTATCAATGAGTTTCCAAGTTATTTCACCTTCAACTTCCTCAAATCTAACTTCATAAGTGTGCCCTGTCAACTTCGTTGGGTCAACAACAAGTCCAAGTACCTCGCCATCACTTCTGCCCGATTTATGGACACCGATAATTGTGTCACCAACAGTTGCTGTATATCTTACCCCAGGGCTTACCGGTTTAGGAGTAACAGTGATTATATTAACAGCGCTCTCATAAAATCTTGGCACCCCATACGGATTGTAAGCATAAGCTGTAACAGCAAAGTAATAAGGTTTGCCGTTGACAAGCGGTTTATCGCTGAGATAATCTTTTTTAATCCTGAATGTCCTTTCAATTCCACTGTCAGTTCCTTTTACAACCGTCACCTCAATGTTTTCTCCTCTTACAGGGTCAAAAACCCAGTCCTTGATCTCTTTAACATCGTTTATAACATCAAAAACCGCAACTCTAACCGATTTAGTTGGCTGTGTTGGTGAATCAAATTGATAAATTATGTATCCCTCAAAAACATATTCCGTTGGATTTCCCTCAGGGTCACGGTCAATAAGGTCAACTTCTCTATACTCATCAATTCTGCTATCATATGGCCAATAAAGAACAATTTCTCTATCAAGCTCAGCGACTTGAACATTCGGGGATGGCGGTGTCGGAGGAAGTTGGAAATCAATATCATAAGCTGTTTGAGCAGCTTGATCTACCATTTTCAAAATCGTGACGCTGTTAACATTACTGGTGCCACGAGCGATCAACAAACCAAAAACTATTTCCTGTGTATCACCAGGAGCAAATGTAAATGGTCCATTTGACATAAGAAATCTTCTATCACCTGGGCTCAAAGTTGTTGGACCAACCCTTGTCCCATCAAGCCAGCCAGTCCCCGTTTCAGGATCACCCGTGAAAACATATCTTGTCTCCTGCCCAGTATTTGGATCAACATAAGGTGTCCCATCAGCAAGAAGACCTTTCATAAAGTTATACGCCTCATCTGCAAACTCAGGGTCACGATATGGATATGGCGCACCGTTCCAATAGAATGAGAAAGCATACATTGGGAGGTTTTTGTAACCTTTCCACCACTTCCCAAATGCCTTCGCAGAATCATTCGGGTCTCCCGTGTAAACCCTAACACCCTGGAAGAAATCCCTACCTATGGCAGGTGGCGCTTGACCATAAACATTATCATTGTTACTTGCATTATAACAATACCCAAGGCTAAGTGTTGTATCACACCCAACAAAATCATCACCAGCATATCCAAGATCTGGGTCATCCCACAAAGCAACAAATGTTGAATCGTAAGTTTGATTGCTCTTGTTAATTATCAACACCTTGACAAAGAACATATCGCCGAATGCATCAACCCTATTATAACCCCAAATCGTCATCTGAACCTCAAGCCCCATCGGAGCTGTTTTAAAGATATTATGCTGAGCTGGGTTTGCATCATTAAACACCATCCAAAGTGTTTGATCCCCCATCAAAAGCGGTCTATCAACGCCCCTTGTAAAGACACCATCACCATCAACATCCTCCCAAGGCGCCCCATCTTCAACCGGCCAATTCAAATAATCATCACCCGGATTGAAAAGGTCCGTCTTGTTTATCTTCCAAATCT from Candidatus Thermokryptus mobilis includes the following:
- a CDS encoding FG-GAP-like repeat-containing protein encodes the protein MRKLFFFLVLTFISLASFGQVSYYLDYLKPGFSISYVANYPVIQKIDGCDDVIAGLDLNKNGKLEILAINDPTVSSPSSEDSTKWIFWFENDGNDSYKLLWSVGLPLTANTNGYSFPGVNITDVDGDGNYEICVVNPSNADPAAGILNPDKIFFYEYDPATGSFPNEPTFSWNLDYPADGNAGFRLTYLLADDFDGDGKQEIALIDRTARIHMWIISLDSPELDPFSSFKVEFQDSSLTATWAFDIVVTDFDKDRKK
- a CDS encoding GWxTD domain-containing protein, producing the protein MKILIFALVNLVSSFFIEGKLGLNVDYAVFRHSDQQSYLEIFYSVQKSKLTYEFRNGKYNISLFFRLDVVNLDKDSLIISKGWKIETGFPDTVGAAGQDVVDVLRFYVPAGRYKVVMKGIDLFNTQNYDSVAFDVNVPTFVKGDKLLISSLEFCYSIERSTDTNDAFYKNSFRVVPNPTATFGQNVPVLYYYFELYNIFSGVGGDKFVITVNVLDNYQQKVQEVREKRFVRGKVYDSAVEVGTVNVFNLPTGIYYLDVVVSDIEDKILVGNRRKFFIFNPSVTPRVDTSKVIAQVYSLAEGELDDEFSKASYIATQEEKDLYKKLRGIEAKRRFLGTFWARRGGIEFRAQYLQRVKEADEKFTTKYEPGWKTDRGRVYIVYGPPDEVERYPYAENMKPYEIWHYYSLQGGVIFVFGDRRGFGRFELLHSTLVGEIKDENWMYLLMER
- a CDS encoding PorV/PorQ family protein gives rise to the protein MLKKIILSVIGLALILTSLEAGTSKRKGTAGAEELRIPVGSRGVALGGGVVAEANGVDALFWNPAGASFTNKSAEAMFSHVTWIADIKVNYLSAIANFGGVGVFGVSLKSLDFGEIPITTVDEPEGTGEKFSPTFLTAAVSYSRRMTDRIYVGANLKLITERILRESATGFAVDIGLQYRLESGLRFGAVMKNVGGNMKFDGPDLEWGVVIPGSEPGSPVRSLRVPLQEFELPAAFELGFAYNLKLGESSLTLAGSFQNNNFTLDEYKGGLEYSFKNMLFLRVGYSYVNETDYVFNSPSFGVGFNIPLGGTLEASVEYTYRKVKFFDNNQFLTIRFAM